In Bradyrhizobium manausense, the sequence GCTGCGCGTCTCGCGCTGACGCCGGAAGTCGCCTCGCCCGATCTCGCGCCCGAGCCTGTCGAGCCTGCTGCAGTCAGAGCGCCCACTGGCGGCCTCTCGATCCTGGTCGCCGAGGACAACGAGATCAACGCGCTGCTGATGCGGTCGCTGCTGACCAAGCTCGGCCACCGTGTCGTTATCGCCGTTCACGGTGAGGCCGCGCTGGAATCCTGGCTAGCGGCGAGCTCGGCCGGCACGCCGTATGACCTGGTTCTGATGGACATCCAGATGCCGCAGCTCGACGGCATCGAAGCAACCAAACGCATCCGCGCGCACGAGGCCGCCAAGGGCGTCCACCGCACGCCGATCCTGGCGCTGACCGCGAACACGCTGGTGGAAGATCGCTACGCCTGTTTCGAGGCGGGCATGAACGGATTCCTGATCAAGCCGCTCGATCGCGAGAAGCTGGACGAGGCGCTGGCGGGGTTGGCGGCGTCGCGGCAGCTGGCGGTGTAGGACGCGCTTTCTCCCCGTCATCGCGAGGAGCTCCTGCGACGAAGCAATCCAGAGGCCCCTTTGAAACGATCCTGAATTGCTTCGCTACGCTCGCAATGACGAGCGTGTGGACTACAACCTTCTCAGCGCCACGCTCTCCACCACGTGATCCGCACCCTTCTTCAGGATCAGCGTCGCGCGTGGGCGGGTCGGCAGAATGTTGTCCTCGAGATTGGCGAGGTTGGTGCGCTCCCAGATCGCCGTGGCGGTGGCAACGGCCTCGTCGTCCGACAACAGCGCGTAGCGGTTGAAGTAGGACTTCGGGTTGGTGAATGCGGTGTCGCGCAGCGCCAGGAAGCGCTTGATGTACCAGCGCCGGAGCGCCGCTTCGTCGGCGTCGATATAGACCGAGAAGTCGAAGAAGTCGGAGACAACGGGCACCGCCTTGCCGTCACGCGGCAGCTTGCCGGTCTGCAGAACGTTGACGCCCTCGACGATCAGGATGTCGGGCTGGTCGATCTCGACCCACTGGTTCGGCACGATGTCGTAGGTCAGATGGGAATAGACCGGCGCGCGGACGTGGCGACGCCCGGACTTGATGTCGGAGAGGAAGTTGAGCAGCAGCTGCAGATCGTAGCTTTCGGGAAAGCCCTTCTTCTGCATGATACCCTGCCGATCGAGCACGGCATTCGGATAGAGAAATCCGTCGGTGGTGATCAGCTCGACCTTCGGCCGCGGCGACCAGCGCGCCAGCAGTGCCTGCAGCACACGAGCGGTGGTGGACTTTCCGACCGCGACCGAACCGGCGACGCCGATGATATACGGCACCTTGCGATCGCGGATGTCGAGGAACTGGCGTTCCGCGTAATACAGGCGCTGCATCGCATCGACGTAGATCGAGAGCAGGCGCGACAACGGGAGATAGATATCCTCGACCTCCTGGAAGTCGAGGCGATCATGCAGCGACCGCAGCCGGTCGAACTCGCCCGGCTCCAGCGTCATCGGCGTATCGTCGCGCAGACGCGACCACTGCTCGCGCGTGTATATGCGGTATGGATTATACTGCTGCTCGGGTGCGCGGATATCCATGACGCGACCTTTCCGTTGGGGCTCAGCCCTTACGCGACGCTTTCTCTTCCAACCCAGACATGTTCGTGCGCTTGTCCAGCGCCGCTTCCACCTCTTCCAGTTTTACGCCGCGCGCCTTAAGCAGCACAAGGAAATGGTAGAGCAGGTCGGCGCTCTCGGCGATCAGATGCGCGCGATCGTTTTCGACTGCTGCGATTACGGTTTCGACTGCTTCCTCACCGAACTTCTTGGCGCAATGCTCGGCGCCCTTGTCGAGAAGCTTGCGGGTATAGGAGGCCTCGCCACCGGAAGCCGCGCGGGCATCAATGGTGTCGGCGAGATCGTGGATGGTGAAACGCGACATACGGAATACTCAGAAACATACAAGGCCAGAGGCCCAATGGCTGTTTAGCATTTTTATGAACGGGAGTCGTCAGGCATCCAGGCGCATGGGCAGTCCGCGCCGGGCCATGTGCTCCTTGGCGTCTCGGATGGTGAATTCCCCAAAGTGGAAGATCGAGGCGGCCAGCACAGCAGTGGCATGCCCGTCGCGGATACCGTCGACGAGGTGGTCGAGATTGCCGACGCCGCCCGAGGCGATCACGGGAACGGGAACGCTGTCGGCGATCGCCCGGGTGAGGGGGATGTCAAAGCCCTGCCGGGTGCCGTCCCGATCCATCGAGGTGAGCAGGATTTCGCCGGCGCCGAGCGAGACCACTTCCTGGGCATATTCGATGGCGTCGATGCCGGTCGAGTTGCGGCCGCCGTGGGTGAAGATTTCCCATCGGTCGGAGCCACCCGGGCGCTTGACCCGCTTGGCATCGATCGCGACCACCACGCACTGCCCGCCGAACTTTTCGGCAGCTTCCTTGACGAACTCGCGCCGCGACACTGCGGCGCTGTTGATCGAGACCTTGTCGGCGCCGGCGCGCAGCAGCGTCTTGATGTCCTCCACCTTGCGCACGCCACCACCGACGGTGACAGGCATGAAGCAGGCCTCCGCCGTGCGCCGGACCACGTCCAGCATGATGCCGCGGTTCTCATGGGTCGCGGTGATGTCGAGGAAGGTCAGCTCGTCGGCGCCGGCGGCGTCATAGGCGATGGCGGCTTCGACGGGATCGCCGGCATCCCTGAGATCGACGAAGTTGACGCCCTTGACGACGCGGCCGTCCTTGACGTCGAGGCAGGGGATCACGCGCACCTTGAACATGTGTCAGCTCCTGCGCGCGTCACGGATCAAGGTGAGGGCGGCAGCGGGATCGAGCCGGCCGTCATAGAGCGCACGCCCGGCGATCGCGCCGGCGAGCTTTTTTGCGCGCGGCGTCAGCATGGCTTTCACATCCTCGATCGAGGCGAGCCCGCCGGAGGCGATCACCGGAATCGAGATGGCGTCGGCGAGCGCAATGGTCGCGTCCAGGTTCAGGCCTTTGAGCAGGCCATCGCGCGCGATGTCGGTGAAGATGATGGCGGCAACGCCGGCATCCTCGAAACGCTGCGCGATCTCCAGCACCGTCACCTGCGAGGTCTCGGCCCAGCCTTCGACCGCGACCTTGCCGTCGCGCGCATCGAGCCCGACTGCGACGCGGCCGGGAAATTTCTTCGCAGCAGCCTTCACGAGGTCGGGATCGCGCACCGCAGCGGTGCCGATGATGACGCGGGTGATCCCCTTGTCGAG encodes:
- the coaA gene encoding type I pantothenate kinase, producing the protein MDIRAPEQQYNPYRIYTREQWSRLRDDTPMTLEPGEFDRLRSLHDRLDFQEVEDIYLPLSRLLSIYVDAMQRLYYAERQFLDIRDRKVPYIIGVAGSVAVGKSTTARVLQALLARWSPRPKVELITTDGFLYPNAVLDRQGIMQKKGFPESYDLQLLLNFLSDIKSGRRHVRAPVYSHLTYDIVPNQWVEIDQPDILIVEGVNVLQTGKLPRDGKAVPVVSDFFDFSVYIDADEAALRRWYIKRFLALRDTAFTNPKSYFNRYALLSDDEAVATATAIWERTNLANLEDNILPTRPRATLILKKGADHVVESVALRRL
- a CDS encoding phosphoribosyl-ATP diphosphatase — encoded protein: MSRFTIHDLADTIDARAASGGEASYTRKLLDKGAEHCAKKFGEEAVETVIAAVENDRAHLIAESADLLYHFLVLLKARGVKLEEVEAALDKRTNMSGLEEKASRKG
- the hisF gene encoding imidazole glycerol phosphate synthase subunit HisF, whose protein sequence is MFKVRVIPCLDVKDGRVVKGVNFVDLRDAGDPVEAAIAYDAAGADELTFLDITATHENRGIMLDVVRRTAEACFMPVTVGGGVRKVEDIKTLLRAGADKVSINSAAVSRREFVKEAAEKFGGQCVVVAIDAKRVKRPGGSDRWEIFTHGGRNSTGIDAIEYAQEVVSLGAGEILLTSMDRDGTRQGFDIPLTRAIADSVPVPVIASGGVGNLDHLVDGIRDGHATAVLAASIFHFGEFTIRDAKEHMARRGLPMRLDA
- the hisA gene encoding 1-(5-phosphoribosyl)-5-[(5-phosphoribosylamino)methylideneamino]imidazole-4-carboxamide isomerase; this encodes MILFPAIDLKNGQCVRLEQGDMARATVFNLDPAAQAQSFVEQGFEYLHVVDLDGAFAGKPVNAQAVEAMLKTIKIPVQLGGGIRDLATVEAWLDKGITRVIIGTAAVRDPDLVKAAAKKFPGRVAVGLDARDGKVAVEGWAETSQVTVLEIAQRFEDAGVAAIIFTDIARDGLLKGLNLDATIALADAISIPVIASGGLASIEDVKAMLTPRAKKLAGAIAGRALYDGRLDPAAALTLIRDARRS